In the genome of Ancylomarina subtilis, one region contains:
- a CDS encoding amidohydrolase produces the protein MTDILRLSLIQSHLHWGDVKANLQHFTETLSVLKNKTDLIVLPEMFSSGFMMSGKEEIASHTDTAITWMTEQAEVLNAHIMGSLIVKEQDAFYNRMYTVSPQGDVSTYDKRHLFRMGNEHEHFDAGKLKGIVKIGEWRIRPIVCYDLRFPVWIRNQQDYDLLVCVANWPDARRDVWNTLLKSRAIDNQAYVAGVNRVGTDGMDLNYAGDSSLFDARGRVLAKCEDYKNDIQTVSLSWKDLQSFRTKFPVYLDADDFEIKL, from the coding sequence ATGACTGATATTTTACGACTTAGTTTGATTCAATCCCATTTGCATTGGGGTGATGTGAAAGCCAATTTGCAACATTTCACAGAGACGCTTTCTGTCCTTAAGAATAAAACGGATCTGATTGTTTTGCCGGAAATGTTTAGCTCTGGTTTTATGATGTCAGGTAAGGAAGAAATTGCTTCACATACCGATACGGCTATTACCTGGATGACAGAGCAAGCTGAAGTTCTGAATGCTCATATCATGGGAAGCCTGATTGTTAAAGAGCAGGATGCTTTTTATAATCGCATGTATACGGTTTCGCCTCAGGGCGATGTTTCGACCTACGATAAGCGACACTTGTTTCGAATGGGGAACGAGCACGAGCATTTTGATGCAGGAAAGCTAAAAGGTATTGTAAAAATAGGCGAGTGGCGCATTCGACCCATTGTGTGTTACGATTTGCGTTTTCCGGTTTGGATCCGCAATCAGCAAGACTACGATCTTTTGGTTTGTGTTGCCAATTGGCCCGATGCCCGTCGTGATGTTTGGAATACCCTATTGAAATCACGCGCGATAGATAACCAGGCTTATGTGGCCGGGGTGAACCGTGTTGGAACCGATGGGATGGACTTAAACTATGCCGGCGATTCGTCCTTGTTTGATGCGCGTGGCCGAGTGCTTGCCAAATGCGAAGACTATAAGAATGATATTCAAACCGTCAGTTTATCCTGGAAAGATTTGCAATCTTTTAGAACGAAATTTCCTGTTTATCTGGATGCCGATGATTTTGAAATTAAGTTGTAA
- a CDS encoding B3/B4 domain-containing protein, with protein sequence MNQTISIEPQLAQLCPSLKLGVIECQVKVSTDNEALWKEIDAFISEVAPQLTAEDIRNKKTISSSKDGYRKVGKDPNRYRLSAESLLRRIMNGKGLYKINNVVDLLNLVSIQSGFSIGGYNADKIVGNIRMGLGQADEAYQGIGRGDLNIENLPVFRDDIGAFGSATSDSLRTQIDLDCQNFLMVFFSYQGEASLEESMSFAEELLKKYADAKAVKTTVV encoded by the coding sequence ATGAATCAAACCATCTCAATAGAACCTCAATTGGCCCAATTATGCCCTTCGCTCAAGCTGGGCGTTATCGAATGTCAGGTTAAAGTAAGCACCGACAACGAAGCCCTCTGGAAAGAAATCGATGCATTTATCAGCGAAGTGGCACCACAACTCACTGCTGAAGATATTCGAAATAAAAAGACCATCTCCTCATCGAAAGACGGCTACCGCAAAGTCGGTAAAGATCCTAACAGGTATCGACTTTCGGCAGAATCCTTACTCCGTAGAATTATGAACGGAAAAGGCCTCTACAAAATCAACAATGTGGTTGATCTGCTCAATTTGGTTTCCATTCAATCGGGTTTCTCTATTGGAGGTTACAATGCCGATAAAATTGTGGGTAACATTAGGATGGGACTTGGTCAGGCAGACGAAGCTTATCAAGGCATTGGACGAGGTGATCTCAATATTGAGAATCTCCCTGTTTTTCGGGATGATATCGGCGCTTTTGGTAGTGCAACCAGCGATTCGCTACGCACACAAATCGACTTGGATTGTCAGAATTTCCTCATGGTGTTTTTCTCCTATCAGGGCGAAGCTAGTCTTGAAGAAAGTATGAGTTTTGCAGAAGAACTATTAAAAAAATACGCCGATGCTAAAGCGGTCAAAACGACTGTTGTTTAA
- a CDS encoding DUF6261 family protein gives MTSIKRINTTSRNGDISALLTLILKAFAKNDWSSDLYLTPVIEKLSATNTELIEALRRLIAYSQMAEKDHVRDMAIRALFKLVEGYLHIPIAGMKEAALVLDRILEQYGLSIQKEDYAEESADIESLLKDLSKPNALSAIANLQGVQESIAALDAAQKDFENVALQQAEGESLKKDLASASMLKKVAITEINTNLVGYLNTMAKVNPATYEATTKTIAELIDRNNEMVKRRHKTKEVDSEVV, from the coding sequence ATGACATCAATTAAGAGAATTAATACGACTAGTCGCAATGGCGACATTAGTGCATTATTAACCCTTATTCTAAAAGCATTTGCGAAGAATGATTGGAGTTCAGATCTTTATTTAACGCCTGTGATTGAAAAGCTAAGTGCGACCAATACGGAACTGATTGAGGCTCTGAGGCGATTGATAGCTTATTCTCAGATGGCAGAGAAGGACCATGTGCGCGATATGGCCATCAGAGCTTTGTTTAAGCTGGTTGAGGGCTATCTTCATATCCCTATTGCCGGGATGAAAGAAGCTGCCCTGGTGCTCGACCGTATATTAGAGCAGTATGGTTTGAGCATACAGAAAGAGGATTATGCCGAAGAATCGGCAGATATTGAGTCCTTACTCAAAGATTTAAGCAAGCCCAACGCCCTTTCTGCTATAGCAAACTTACAGGGGGTGCAAGAAAGCATAGCAGCCTTGGATGCGGCTCAAAAAGATTTTGAAAATGTGGCTTTGCAGCAGGCTGAGGGTGAGAGCCTGAAGAAAGATTTGGCTTCGGCCAGTATGTTGAAGAAAGTGGCGATCACAGAAATCAATACCAACCTGGTGGGGTATCTGAATACCATGGCAAAGGTAAACCCAGCCACATACGAGGCTACCACCAAAACAATTGCCGAGCTGATCGATAGAAATAACGAAATGGTAAAACGCCGTCATAAAACAAAGGAAGTAGACAGCGAAGTGGTTTAA
- a CDS encoding cobyrinate a,c-diamide synthase yields the protein MLPQFLIAAPSSGTGKTTITQGLLRSLRNKGLKVQAFKCGPDYIDTKHHEWASGNISINLDTFMSSKQHVEEIYARYSSEADASVVEGVMGLFDGANRMEGSSAQIAELLDIPIILVVNAKATAYSVAPLLYGYKHFYPKIKIAGAIFNFVNSESHYQFMKDACDDVGVEALGYVPRNEKINLPERHLGLQISAEDNYEETINAMAEHLEKTVDIDRLLEICQSVRPEFKLETTAKTSNLKIGVAKDEAFNFTYHENLKALSELGDITYFSPLKDTALPNVDFIYLAGGYPELYLEQLSKNEKMRQAIFDYAQSGGKILAECGGMMYLSQNIVDQEGINYPMVGFLNQDASMENMKLKLGYRKIKFENEILFGHEFHYSQLINSKEKSDGMNVYSARDKQLDTQVIRKKNVLASYIHFYWGENNIYNSFWNK from the coding sequence ATGCTCCCTCAATTTTTAATTGCAGCTCCCTCTAGTGGAACCGGCAAAACAACAATAACACAAGGTTTACTTCGCAGTCTGCGTAACAAAGGCTTAAAGGTTCAGGCTTTTAAATGCGGACCCGATTATATTGACACCAAACATCATGAATGGGCTTCCGGAAATATATCCATCAATCTGGATACATTTATGAGCAGCAAGCAGCATGTCGAAGAAATATATGCCAGATACAGTTCAGAGGCCGATGCTTCGGTTGTAGAAGGGGTTATGGGCCTGTTTGATGGCGCAAACCGTATGGAAGGGAGTTCAGCACAAATAGCCGAATTACTTGATATTCCCATTATCCTGGTTGTTAACGCAAAAGCAACAGCCTATTCTGTGGCACCATTACTTTACGGGTACAAGCATTTCTACCCCAAAATTAAAATAGCAGGAGCCATCTTCAACTTTGTCAACAGCGAGTCGCATTATCAATTCATGAAAGACGCTTGTGATGATGTGGGAGTTGAAGCTTTGGGCTACGTCCCACGAAACGAAAAGATCAACTTACCCGAAAGGCATTTAGGTTTGCAAATTTCTGCTGAGGATAATTACGAAGAGACCATCAATGCCATGGCTGAACACCTTGAGAAGACGGTTGATATTGATCGCTTATTAGAAATATGCCAGTCCGTTCGACCTGAATTCAAGCTTGAAACAACAGCAAAAACCTCAAACTTAAAAATTGGTGTTGCCAAAGACGAAGCCTTCAATTTCACCTATCACGAAAATCTGAAAGCCTTATCAGAACTGGGAGACATCACCTATTTCTCACCTCTTAAGGATACCGCTTTACCCAATGTCGATTTCATCTATCTGGCGGGGGGATATCCGGAGCTCTATCTTGAACAACTCTCCAAAAACGAGAAAATGAGACAAGCCATTTTTGATTATGCACAATCAGGAGGAAAGATTCTTGCTGAATGTGGAGGGATGATGTACCTTTCTCAAAACATTGTCGATCAAGAGGGGATAAATTATCCTATGGTTGGTTTTCTAAATCAGGATGCCAGTATGGAAAACATGAAATTGAAACTGGGCTACCGAAAAATTAAATTCGAAAATGAGATCCTTTTCGGTCATGAATTCCACTACTCACAACTCATTAATTCAAAAGAAAAAAGCGATGGAATGAATGTCTATTCAGCTCGGGATAAACAATTAGATACCCAAGTAATTAGAAAGAAGAATGTGCTTGCTTCCTATATTCATTTCTACTGGGGAGAAAACAATATTTACAACTCATTTTGGAACAAATAA
- a CDS encoding ATP-binding protein, producing the protein MRYLLFSLILLINSSFAVFSMTPLSENKKHILVIHSYHQGFVWTDSISEGIESVLSPFANDIETFYEYLDSKRFVDPIFIKSFEHKYELLCSKVICDVIIVSDNNALNFVIKNRPKFFKNIPIIFCGINNYKPELLNGEKQVTGIVEYAAIDSTLMLMHKLHPNRKILIINDRTVTGLANKAIIMKALPKLRREMLIEYSDSSSMKAILEKVKHLDDDWMVYLAPFTMDADGNYYSFNDVVRLLSEASPVPIYGSWDFYLGKGIVGGYITSGYMQGKLAGELALSVVKGANPGIIPVFEKSAVRIKFDQSLLSKFNIDKDLLPDKSIVINREKTFFEKNLTLFKNSLRIGLVLILLLVVYSVLKYRQKKFLEKRNLELDQEVEERSRELLEANEELNRKNVEITKQEELTNLAYLRLKAILNNSLVGIVVTDGEGKIIDQNNRISEILGCEKGDLLGKNIVSAFLNKSNYDILMNEYHQLEGSKAFIRNEIPLKRIDESILWTKIYISEMLYSHIEDANIWVIDDVSEIVENRAKLEKRTVELKESNETKDQFFSIISHDLKGPLSSILGLLEIITKNPEIFSDEERTVFMSNCYESAQDMNELLDNLLRWGRIQIGGVSWNPETIDLKVITDSVLQTLINIAKAKGIELKNHISSNFKAFGDENMIKTVILNLINNAIKFTHKGGCVDVFAEIKNNRVEVLVQDNGIGIKNEDIQYLFNIDKKIQQKGTNKESGTGLGLIIVKDLIEKNKGTIRIESELNKGTRVYFDLPLIALN; encoded by the coding sequence ATGCGGTATCTATTGTTTAGTTTGATTCTTTTAATAAACAGCAGCTTTGCTGTTTTTTCAATGACTCCTTTGAGTGAGAATAAGAAGCATATCTTAGTTATACATTCATATCACCAGGGCTTTGTATGGACGGATAGTATTTCTGAAGGGATTGAGTCTGTTTTGTCTCCCTTTGCGAACGATATTGAAACGTTTTATGAATATTTAGATTCGAAACGTTTTGTTGATCCCATATTTATTAAATCTTTTGAGCATAAATATGAGTTGTTATGTTCTAAGGTCATTTGTGATGTCATTATTGTATCAGATAATAATGCACTGAATTTTGTAATTAAAAACCGACCCAAATTTTTCAAGAATATCCCGATAATTTTTTGTGGTATAAACAATTATAAACCGGAATTACTGAATGGAGAAAAACAGGTTACAGGAATCGTAGAGTATGCTGCTATTGACTCCACTTTAATGCTTATGCACAAATTGCATCCCAACAGAAAGATTTTAATTATTAATGACAGAACCGTAACGGGTTTGGCCAATAAGGCTATTATTATGAAAGCCTTACCCAAATTGCGGAGAGAGATGCTTATTGAATATTCTGATAGCAGTAGCATGAAGGCTATTTTGGAAAAGGTTAAACATTTAGATGATGATTGGATGGTATATTTGGCTCCGTTTACAATGGATGCGGATGGAAATTATTATTCTTTTAATGATGTTGTTAGGCTGTTGAGTGAGGCGAGCCCCGTACCCATTTATGGATCGTGGGATTTTTATTTGGGAAAAGGAATTGTTGGTGGGTATATAACCAGTGGTTACATGCAAGGGAAACTTGCCGGAGAATTGGCACTATCTGTTGTGAAAGGCGCAAATCCGGGTATTATTCCTGTATTTGAAAAATCGGCAGTGCGTATTAAGTTTGATCAGTCTCTGTTGTCAAAATTTAACATCGACAAAGATCTTTTGCCGGATAAATCGATAGTAATCAACAGGGAAAAAACTTTTTTTGAGAAGAATCTCACCTTGTTTAAGAACAGCTTGCGAATAGGACTTGTTCTCATTCTTCTGCTGGTCGTTTATTCGGTATTAAAATATCGCCAGAAAAAATTTCTGGAAAAACGAAATTTAGAGTTGGATCAGGAAGTTGAAGAACGTTCCAGAGAACTGCTTGAAGCAAATGAAGAGCTGAACAGAAAGAATGTTGAAATTACAAAACAGGAGGAGCTTACCAACTTGGCTTATCTCCGCTTGAAAGCGATATTGAATAATTCTCTTGTTGGGATTGTTGTTACTGATGGAGAAGGGAAGATAATTGATCAGAATAACCGTATCTCTGAGATTTTGGGATGCGAAAAAGGTGATTTATTGGGTAAGAATATTGTATCGGCCTTTTTAAATAAAAGCAATTATGATATTTTAATGAACGAATATCACCAACTCGAAGGGAGCAAGGCTTTTATCCGGAATGAAATTCCTTTGAAGCGAATCGATGAAAGTATTCTTTGGACTAAAATTTACATTAGCGAAATGCTTTATTCTCATATCGAGGATGCTAATATTTGGGTGATTGACGATGTGAGTGAGATTGTTGAAAACAGGGCAAAACTCGAGAAACGAACCGTGGAATTGAAAGAATCAAATGAAACAAAAGATCAATTTTTCTCCATTATATCTCACGATCTGAAAGGACCACTGTCATCTATCCTGGGGCTTTTGGAAATTATAACTAAAAATCCAGAGATTTTTTCTGATGAAGAAAGAACAGTATTTATGAGTAACTGTTATGAGTCTGCTCAGGATATGAATGAACTTCTGGATAATCTATTAAGATGGGGGCGTATTCAAATTGGAGGTGTATCGTGGAATCCCGAAACAATTGATCTGAAAGTTATAACGGACTCCGTTTTGCAAACCTTGATTAACATTGCAAAAGCAAAAGGAATTGAATTAAAAAATCATATTTCTTCTAATTTTAAGGCTTTTGGTGATGAGAATATGATTAAAACAGTAATTTTGAATCTAATTAACAATGCCATTAAATTCACTCATAAAGGTGGATGTGTTGATGTTTTTGCTGAAATAAAAAATAACAGGGTTGAAGTCCTTGTTCAGGATAATGGAATTGGAATCAAAAATGAAGATATTCAGTATCTGTTTAATATCGATAAGAAAATACAGCAAAAAGGAACGAATAAGGAATCAGGAACAGGCTTAGGTCTTATCATTGTTAAAGATCTAATTGAAAAGAATAAGGGAACTATACGTATCGAGAGCGAATTAAATAAAGGAACCCGTGTTTATTTCGACTTGCCATTAATAGCTTTGAACTAA
- a CDS encoding sensor histidine kinase, with protein MNHFFNKINLSNLKVENRVAAIYIFLGAFWIIASDEILLLFNFDADLLTQIQTYKGWFFVIMTGLLIHILIKNDRKNEIQLQEELKEAIIKSRESDRLKSAFLSNISHELRTPLNSILGFSELLKNPRVETTERDEYIDYINEGSNQLLAILNDLIEISKLESNLTHVDNKDFCIVSLLHELYPIYKFELEMNSSKNLDFDLNLPNDKPFLIKSDRFRVKQIITHFLSNAIKFTQEGKIELGFEENKDSVSIYVKDTGIGIDKEKVLSVMEPFIQSDMTSKKSYGGVGIGLTLCQELSFLLQGEVKIESEVGKGTCISLILPNLEKKGELVTQEFEAC; from the coding sequence ATGAATCATTTCTTTAATAAAATTAATTTATCAAACTTAAAAGTTGAAAACAGAGTTGCTGCTATTTATATTTTTTTGGGTGCTTTTTGGATTATTGCCTCTGACGAAATATTATTGTTATTCAACTTTGATGCAGATTTGCTTACTCAGATACAAACCTATAAGGGCTGGTTTTTTGTTATTATGACGGGACTTCTGATTCATATTTTGATTAAGAACGATAGAAAAAATGAAATTCAATTACAAGAAGAACTCAAAGAAGCGATTATTAAATCCAGGGAATCTGATAGGTTAAAATCAGCATTTTTATCGAATATTTCACATGAATTGCGTACGCCATTAAATTCAATACTTGGCTTTTCTGAACTTCTCAAGAACCCAAGAGTCGAAACTACCGAAAGGGATGAGTATATCGATTATATAAACGAGGGAAGCAATCAGTTATTAGCGATTCTAAACGACCTGATTGAAATCTCCAAGTTAGAATCGAACTTAACTCATGTTGATAATAAAGATTTTTGTATTGTGAGTCTGCTTCATGAATTGTACCCGATATACAAGTTTGAACTTGAGATGAACAGCTCTAAAAATTTAGATTTTGATTTGAATTTACCCAATGATAAACCTTTTCTGATTAAATCTGATCGATTTCGGGTAAAACAAATTATCACTCATTTTTTGAGTAATGCAATCAAATTTACACAAGAGGGAAAGATTGAACTGGGATTTGAGGAGAACAAGGATTCTGTTTCAATCTATGTAAAAGATACTGGAATTGGCATTGACAAAGAGAAGGTGCTTAGTGTAATGGAGCCATTTATTCAGTCTGATATGACCAGCAAAAAGTCATATGGGGGAGTCGGAATCGGATTAACCTTATGTCAGGAATTATCTTTCTTATTACAAGGAGAAGTGAAAATAGAGTCGGAAGTTGGTAAAGGCACCTGTATCTCTCTTATTTTACCGAACCTGGAAAAGAAAGGAGAACTTGTGACACAAGAATTTGAAGCGTGTTAA
- a CDS encoding mechanosensitive ion channel family protein: MNTDQILNQLTQIGVDYGPKLLGAIAVLIIGGWIIKGLIRAFSKMMDKSKMDDSLKPFLKGLVGMLLKALLFISVLGMLGIEMTSFIAILGAAGLAVGMALSGTLQNFAGGVIILIFKPFKIGDFIEAQGYMGTVKEIQIFNTIVTTPDNKTIIIPNGGLSTSSLTNYSAEEKRRVDWTIGIAYGDDVDKAREVIKRLCDADSRILKEPEVFIAVSALADSSVNFAVRAWVKAPDYWGVFFDLNENVYKTFGKEGLNIPFPQMDVHVHKDI; encoded by the coding sequence ATGAACACCGATCAAATTCTGAATCAATTAACTCAAATTGGAGTTGATTATGGTCCCAAATTACTTGGAGCAATTGCCGTATTAATTATTGGAGGTTGGATCATTAAAGGTCTGATTCGCGCTTTTAGCAAGATGATGGACAAAAGCAAGATGGACGATTCTCTGAAACCCTTTTTAAAAGGACTTGTTGGAATGTTGCTTAAAGCACTTCTATTTATTAGTGTTTTAGGAATGCTGGGTATTGAAATGACTTCCTTTATAGCGATTCTTGGAGCCGCAGGTTTAGCCGTAGGTATGGCTCTATCGGGAACCTTACAGAATTTTGCAGGTGGTGTCATCATCCTAATTTTCAAACCTTTCAAAATCGGTGATTTTATCGAGGCTCAAGGCTATATGGGTACTGTAAAAGAAATTCAAATCTTTAATACAATCGTAACCACACCTGATAACAAAACAATTATCATCCCTAACGGCGGTTTATCCACTTCTTCGCTAACCAACTATTCAGCAGAAGAAAAAAGACGAGTTGACTGGACCATTGGAATTGCTTATGGCGATGATGTTGATAAGGCCAGAGAAGTGATCAAAAGACTCTGTGATGCTGATTCTCGTATTCTGAAAGAGCCTGAAGTATTTATTGCCGTTTCGGCTTTGGCAGACAGCTCGGTAAACTTTGCTGTTAGAGCCTGGGTAAAAGCGCCTGACTATTGGGGGGTTTTCTTCGATTTAAATGAAAACGTATACAAAACATTTGGTAAGGAAGGACTTAATATTCCCTTTCCACAAATGGATGTTCATGTACACAAAGATATTTAG
- the nadA gene encoding quinolinate synthase NadA, which yields MDAMRDKVLKLAKEKNAIILAHYYQTPDIQEIADFKGDSLALAQHAAETDADIILFAGVHFMGETAKILNPKRKVLIPDMNAGCSLAESCPSDDFAKFKAQYPDHIVISYINCSAEIKTLSDVICTSGNAVQIVESYPKDQKIIFAPDKNLGRYINEVTGREMVLWDGSCEVHDILSSEKIMQMKVENPDAILIAHPECPQPVLILADFVGSTTAMLNYTKNSDAKKFIVATETGILHQMQKDSPDKEFLIVPADETCSCNDCAYMKLNTMEKIYLALKNEKPEIILPEQVMNDAKAPLVRMLELSSK from the coding sequence ATGGATGCAATGAGAGATAAAGTCTTAAAATTAGCAAAAGAAAAAAATGCTATCATTTTAGCACATTACTATCAAACCCCTGATATACAAGAAATAGCCGATTTCAAAGGCGATAGTTTAGCTTTGGCACAACATGCCGCTGAAACCGATGCGGATATTATATTATTTGCCGGCGTCCATTTTATGGGTGAAACGGCAAAAATCTTAAATCCCAAACGCAAGGTCCTTATTCCCGATATGAATGCGGGCTGCTCGTTAGCAGAATCCTGTCCGAGCGACGATTTTGCGAAATTTAAAGCTCAATACCCCGATCATATTGTGATCTCATACATCAACTGTTCGGCCGAAATAAAAACGCTTTCCGATGTGATTTGCACCTCAGGTAACGCCGTTCAGATTGTTGAATCGTATCCTAAGGATCAAAAAATTATATTCGCTCCGGACAAAAACCTGGGCCGTTATATCAATGAGGTTACGGGTAGAGAAATGGTCTTGTGGGATGGTTCCTGCGAAGTGCATGATATCCTTTCTTCGGAAAAAATTATGCAAATGAAAGTTGAAAACCCCGATGCCATACTAATTGCTCACCCCGAATGCCCACAACCGGTTCTGATACTTGCCGATTTTGTGGGATCGACTACAGCCATGCTGAATTACACGAAGAATTCGGATGCGAAAAAATTTATTGTCGCAACGGAAACGGGTATTCTTCACCAAATGCAAAAAGATTCGCCGGATAAAGAATTCCTGATTGTTCCTGCTGACGAAACCTGTTCGTGCAACGATTGTGCTTACATGAAACTGAATACCATGGAGAAAATATATCTGGCTCTTAAAAATGAAAAGCCAGAAATCATTTTACCCGAACAGGTTATGAATGATGCCAAAGCGCCACTTGTAAGAATGCTGGAACTGTCATCTAAATAA
- a CDS encoding lysophospholipid acyltransferase family protein, with product MKVKLSQFLLRLSGWKFVGEIPTEKKAVVIAAPHTSNWDFVWGKLAFLAHDIRTTILMKKEFFFWPMGPIFRSLGAIPIDRSKKANLTDQLAEEFAKRDELYLSLSPEGTRSRRPVWKRGFYFIALKANVPILLGDLNYETKTLSFIETFYPTGDVEADMAYIKSKYKNSKPKYPDLFSTGD from the coding sequence ATGAAAGTAAAATTAAGTCAATTCCTCCTTCGCTTGTCGGGGTGGAAATTTGTGGGGGAAATTCCTACTGAAAAAAAAGCGGTTGTGATTGCAGCACCACACACGTCCAATTGGGATTTTGTATGGGGAAAACTGGCTTTTCTGGCTCACGATATCAGGACAACCATTCTGATGAAAAAGGAATTCTTTTTTTGGCCCATGGGACCTATCTTTCGCTCTCTGGGGGCAATTCCGATTGACAGAAGCAAAAAGGCTAATCTGACTGATCAGCTGGCTGAGGAGTTTGCGAAACGCGATGAACTCTATTTATCGCTTTCTCCTGAAGGGACAAGAAGTAGGCGTCCTGTATGGAAAAGAGGTTTTTATTTTATAGCACTAAAAGCAAATGTGCCTATCCTGTTGGGGGATTTGAATTACGAGACCAAAACGTTGAGTTTTATTGAGACCTTTTACCCAACCGGAGATGTGGAAGCCGATATGGCTTATATCAAAAGCAAGTACAAAAATTCAAAGCCCAAATATCCCGATTTGTTTTCAACGGGTGATTAA
- a CDS encoding flavin reductase family protein, protein MGKQNWKPGTMVYPLPAVMVSCGASQEDYNIITIAWTGTVCSDPAMCYISVRPNRHSYDIIKKHGEFVINLTTKDLAFATDWCGVKSGKDFNKFEEMNLTPGESKMLQAPIIEESPLSIECKVKQIVELGSHDMFIAEVVNVQADEKYIDPESGRFRLDKAQPLAYSHGHYYELGKLIGRFGYSVMKKKTKKKLAKKNNKK, encoded by the coding sequence ATGGGAAAACAAAACTGGAAACCAGGAACAATGGTCTACCCCTTACCTGCCGTAATGGTCAGCTGTGGTGCAAGTCAAGAAGATTACAATATCATCACAATTGCCTGGACAGGTACAGTCTGTAGTGATCCTGCTATGTGTTACATTTCAGTTAGACCTAATCGTCATTCATATGACATCATTAAAAAACATGGTGAATTTGTCATCAATCTCACAACTAAAGATTTGGCCTTTGCTACAGATTGGTGTGGGGTGAAATCCGGTAAAGATTTTAATAAGTTTGAGGAAATGAACCTAACACCGGGCGAATCGAAGATGCTACAAGCACCCATTATTGAAGAATCGCCTCTATCCATTGAATGCAAAGTGAAACAAATCGTTGAACTTGGATCGCACGACATGTTTATAGCTGAAGTTGTAAACGTACAAGCTGATGAAAAGTATATCGATCCTGAAAGTGGCCGGTTCCGTTTGGATAAGGCACAGCCTCTCGCCTATTCTCACGGTCATTATTATGAGTTAGGAAAACTGATTGGACGATTTGGTTACTCAGTTATGAAGAAAAAGACGAAAAAGAAATTGGCAAAAAAAAATAACAAAAAATAA